The genomic stretch GTTGTACCAGCTATAACGattactttttttgttgatattgacatttttgatttttgtaaaatattttttagcatataatattataatattgcATGTAATGATAGTAACCTTGGTTATATGCCTGAAATTGAGATTTTTTCAGTCCACCTTCTGTTTGCTTGAAACATTTTTTAAGCTCATCGGATATgtgcatttttttttcagacGTGAGCCATTTTCATAAAGCAAAAGAAATTGGCGGTAacaaggaaaaaaaaggatcttcatatattaatcaaatacaagaaaaaagagcaaaaaaaaagcaagcTTAGTATTCgctaaattaatttataaataatctaTATAGCAAGAGGTTTGAGCATTGATTCAttctcttttttatttaagtCGGTTGTTCTTACATGTTTAACATTTGCTTTTGGTAATGAATTGATTACTTCAGGATTTGGAATTAGGCCTTTCATTGTAATCTCATCATTAAATGCCTTGAAAAACTTACATATTGGCTCAGCATACCATCTTTCGCCGGAACTATTTTTAAACCAAGCTATATGACCACCGATTGAAGTTTTATCTAATATAACGAATGGgttttgtttaattaaatcatctGGAAGTGAATCAGAACCTACGATTGGATCATCCATTGCATTGATGGCCAATAGAGGAGTTCTTATAGTAGCAATCCTCTTGTATGAAGAAGAATCGTTATAATAGTCTTGAGCATCTTTATAACCAAAGAGAGGGCCTGTATAAGtatcatcaaattcaataacaGTTTTGAttgaattcaatttttcatctttaaatgaatcttgaaattcaatattcGTCCTTAATACTGGtaaatgtttttttgtCAAATCGACTAAATTATTCCCCAGGGCAGGTGAATAAGCCCATTTCCCCACTGGggtattatttatataatatgaGGATCTCGATAGATTCCAAGGATTGCCCATGACTACAGCACATTTGATATCTGATTTTGATGATTCTTCACCTAAATAGTTTGCTAGCATTGATGCACCCAAGGAGAACCCAATCATATAAAAGGGTCTATTGGGGTATAACTCTCTTAGTTTCTTTACAGCAAATCTAATATCATTAGTCCAGCCACCATTATAAAGTTTTGGTGTAGTAATGGAAGAATTACAACAACCTcttgaatttaaaacacAAGCTTCAAACCCAAATTGGGATGAGgttattgatttaataatagcTCTCACATAACTTTCTGCAGAACCACCTGTCAATCCATGCAAAACTATAAGCATTGGCTTACTGTCATCTGAAGGCTTCACTGTATCAGGATGAATAAATGAGTAATCAAATTCGGTTGGTAGCGAGAAGTCTGTCTGAGTCTCAGGAATATATACTTCCTCATTAGTATCCTGCTGGTGATCATTAAAGGGAGAAACTGCAAAATCTAAAGCACCCTGTCCATGATCAGGATAATCTATAATGAATCTTTTGTATGAAACTATATCTCTATCAACAAATGAATTATACGAAGCATATATCGTTTGCAAATGGCCATTTACTAGCCAAGGATGTAATGAACTCTTTGCATCGTTGGATAATTCTGGAGAATGTTTATCTATTAAGCTTTGTAAACTAATAGCatctatattatttgaagtgTTATGTATTGCCTTGGGTTCAATAAATGTTAATGGAGTAGAAGAGTATGTTTGTTTTACAGCTAACGTGGTGAACCTATCTATGAAACGCATTTTTACttgaataaattaagaTTGTGTatgttatattattattctcttTATCGTTTTACCCAATTTCCTAGGTATGAACTGTTTCTATAtttatgaataattttaccTGTAAATCCAAAAATTTCAAGGAATTTCAAACCTCCAGGGTTGTACGGACTTTGGTTCCATTTTGGGAAATAGCATagataataaaacttttaatCAATAATCCAATAAGAGCAAAAGGCAAGAATTTAGTACTATAATCATTCTATTAGTCGTGCGTAATAAATTGACTTATCttgttaaaatatatatatatatatgtgtgtgtGAGCACATAGACATCTAACTCAATTTATACTAATTTCAAAAcacaaatttttcaataccAAGTGTACttaaaattgtaataaCTTTAAAGATATACTGATCTGTTTCACTCCCTTTCTAATCGTATTGTCAATATATCTCTTCTTGTACCATCGCTTAagaaacaaatattatctaagcaatattaaattagatGACCAATGCTACAAAAACTAAAGCCTTAGCatgtgaaaaaaataaaggtaaaaaaatagtagcTCCTGGTTTAAGCCTCACTTGTCATTAGCTCATTTTCCTAATGATTCTTAcagtatttttatttacctTCTTAGCCtcttgttttattattattgcagAGGTTATGTGACGCTCTGGCGTAGTCCGGAAAACACTACAGATCTGTCAATTTAGTCCCATTTCCCAGTATGGACACAAAGAAGCCCTACGGGGAAATTTGTTGGGCAAAATTCTCGGTAGCGAAGGCTTTTAACGCCGAGAATTTAAGAGCTTAGTCTCGGGTATAGTTGTTATACCCGACGATGAGATACTAGAATTCTTGATTTTCGGGTATAATAAGAATTTCATGTCATATATCCGATGGATAAGTTTCTAAACCCCGTCAGTTAAAGGTTGTCATCTTCTATAGgctatattatttatctttaaaaacagttaatatcattaaccaatatatttctagcaatggtaataataaagaaattgtgGCATTTAATGATccttaatatatatatatagtcCTACATCTaagcatatatatatgaaaagATGAGGTTTCTCTTGTATGTAGTGTGAATCTGGAAAAATTGATcaaactaataattttttagatAAACTGATAGAtttatacaaataaaataccaAAACTATAGTTGTGAACAAAATGACTTCTGTTAAGGAAGAAGATTATAACTCTACAGTGGGCTCCACGTTCAGTTCCAAATCAAATCACATCCATCATCGTGCTTCTAATGGTAATTTCTCCACTGGCACACAAGAGGTGtcagatgatgatgacaCTCCAATAGATCCTCAGACTTTGGATTGGGATGGTCCAGCAGATATGGATAATCCACATAATTGGTCTACTCTCAAGAAATGGAGTTGTACCATGATTGCTGCTATCTTATGTTTAGTTGTAACAATGGGTTCCTCATTATATGTGACAGGTGTGCCTGAGATGGttcttcaatatcattataGTCAAACGTTAGCATTAGCTGGGTTAACTTTCTATTTATTTGGTCTTTCTACTACCATGGGTGCCCCTCTAAGTGAAGTGTTTGGTAGAAAGCCAGTCTATGTTATCTCTTTGCCATTATCAATGTTATTCGCAATGGGTGTCGCATTGTCAGGAGGGAAACAAAGAATCATCTTACCTTTAAGATTCTTCTCAGGGGTATTTGCCTCTCCCGCATTATCTGTTGCTGGTGGTACTATCATGGATGTTTTTGATATTGACGAAGTCTCTGTGTCTATGACATTTTTCTGTTTAGCACCTTTCTTGGGACCTGTCATTAGTCCCGTCATGGCTTCATTCGCTACTGAGAAGAAAGGTTGGAGATGGGCCActtatattcaattaattgcTGGTGGTGTCATTATgccatttttaattctaatgcCAGAAACTCATAAAGGCGTTATCCTAAGGAAACGTGCCAAGAAGAGAGgtttgaatttaaagaaattatcaaaagaaGATCAAAAGATTTTTGCCAAGATGACTTTAAAGATTACTTTAACAAGACCTTTACATATGTTAGTCGTTGAACCAATTGTTTTAGTCTTCAGCATCTATGTTGCCTTCATCTTTGCTGTGCTATTTGCCTTTTTTGAGGCTTACCCAGTTATTTACCGTGGTGTATATCATATGAGTATTGGTATTTCAGGGTTACCATTTTTGGGTATTGGTATTGGGTTATGGTTAGGTTCTGCATTCTATCTATTCATTGATcgtaaatatttattccCTGCACCTCCAAAGGGTACTCCACCTTTGGCTAATTCAACTTCTTTAAGAACCACCCCTTATAGAGGTAAGAGAAATGCTGAAACCGGTGAATTGGTTCCAATCTTACcagaagatttattattagcttGTAAGTTTGGTGCTGTTGCATTACCAGTTGCCTTATTTTGGCAAGCATGGACTGCCAGAGCTGATGTTCATTGGATGGCTCCAATCGCAGCTGGTGTTCCATTTGGATTTGGGctaattttgatttttttctcaGTCATCATGTATTTCTCCACTTGTTATCCACCTATTTACATGGCATCAGCTATGGCTGCTAATAATATGTTAAGATATGTGACAAGTAGTGTCTTTCCATTATTTACCATTCAAATGtatcaaaatatgaaaattcAATGGGCAAGTACATTATTTGCCTTGATTTGTTGTGTTCTATTACCTGTTGCATggatttttgaaaaatgggGACCAAGGTTAAGAACCACATCTGAATTTGGTTGGGCTGCCTTCATGAAACAACAAGCTGAAGAAAAGGCTAAACTTGAAgctgaaaaaaatgaaaatcaCTTAACCTCTAATACTGATATTGATCAAACtacaattgaagaaaacaAGGACATTGAAGATGACGTACatgatattaaaacttCGGGTGGTATTGATATTTCCACTTTACAATCGTTAACAAGAGAAATAACACGCCATTCCATGAAACAAGAACATGAAATGTTGGAAAGAGCACACACAAATGTGTCTGGACCAGCACCTGCCGAGATATATACAAATATGGAGAATGATTCTGAAAGTTCTTCCAATATCATTCCCACCGTATGAGCAATATCTGCTATTTTTGACTTTCCAAATTCCTTGCATTCTGgttcaatttcttttttgttttcatATTCACATTTATATACATTTACCCATTATaccttttaataattcatttatatacatccttaattttaattacttatacttttttattacattCACGAATGTTTTTTTACTCACGTTTGTTGCCAATTTGAGTTGAATTTTAATCATGAACTTTTATCTTTGGTTTTCCAAATTGTTTCCCACGTTAAAACATTTCAGTTTTAAGTATAGGCTTTACAttgttatatattttaaatgtCATTTACAATCAAATTAGATCAAGATAGTGGTAGAAAATATCTCATTCACGCAGTTACCGACTTAATGCGATACACTAATCTTATGTAGACAAAAGATTTTGCAAAAGACAGTATGAGGACGCTCATGATTGTTGTTCTTGCCTTCTTTTCCCCTTCGTTCATCAACAGAAAAGATGGCAAAGTGAATAGAAGGCGTTCGTATCACCCTCTCTAAAacaaaccaaaaaaaaaagaatgggaagatttaataacatttttaaatttctgATTTCCATTGgcattttatattaaaaatttttcaagaatATTTCTAAACGAAAGTTcgcttttttttcttctccGGACATTTCAAATTGCCGGATCCGCTCATCGATTCTTTTGAtgtcaaataaaaaaaatttaggTCAAACCTTTGAAATATCtatctatatataaatatatcgGATAAacaagtaaaaaaaaaagtaaaaatattttgatagctataaatataaatatatactttttcAACCTTAAAATTCTTGTAACCGTTACCGATAGTGGAGTTTAACATTGACCTTAGTTTATAATGGCATCATCAGTTCCTGGACCAATTAGTTTACCCGAATCAAGATTTGATTTAAGCACTTATTGGGGACGAGTTCGTCATTGTGCTGAGATTTCAGATCCACGAATGTTATTGACTACTAATGAAGACTTACAAAAGGCTTATAAGGTTGTCAGTTCATATAAGAATGGACTAATCAAAGAGACTACTCAAGAGTTTTGGAAATCGAAAAAAGTCTTGGATTCTACCGTTCATCCTGATACGGGTGATAAAGTTTTCTTACCCTTTAGAATGTCATGTAATGTTCTTTCTAATTTGGTTGTTACTGCTGGTATGTTAACACCTGGTTTAGGTACTGCGGGGACATTATTTTGGCAATGGGCTAATCAATCCTTAAATGTAGCTATCAATTCTGCCAATGCTAATAAATCCGATCCATTAACTACAAGACAATTGATTGAGAATTATACTGTTGCAGTGAGTGCGTCATGTGGTGTTGCAGTGGgattgaataaattagtACCTAAATTAAGGGGTATTTCACCACATACAAAATTGATTCTAAGTAGATTAGTTCCATTTGCTGCCGTTGTTACAGCTGGTGTTGTGAATGTGTTTTTAATGAGAGGTAATGAAATTCGTAATGGGATCAGTGTATATGATAAGGAAAGTGGTGAAGAAATTGGTAAATCTCAAAGAGCTGCATTTAAAGCTGTTGGGCAAACAGCGTTGAGTCGAGTGATTAATGCTACTCCAGTGATGGTTATTCCACCTTTAATATTGGTTAAATTGCAAAGTGGTATTTTGAAGGGTAAATCAATGAAGATTCAAAACTTAGCTAATTTAGGGTTAGTTGGTAGTACATTATTTGTTGCGTTACCTTTTGCCATTGGAGTTTTTCCACAACGCCAAAGCATGAGAAGAGATCAATTGGAGGAACATTTACAACGTCGTGCATTAAGTGAAACTGTATACTTCAATCGTGGTATATAAGATGTgtgtatttattttattttattcatttatttatttatttatttatttattattattatgacaTCGGAGATGAGTACGCGTAACGCGaaatgtaaataaaagggtactgaaaataaaaaaataaaaaaataacaaaaaaaaatttttaattaaatatttaaaagttgTTAATTCAAAGTTGTATTATTACATAATGGTAGCAAAATTTGATCCAATTGTTCCCTTGATGCCaaagatttaatttcaaaacattGTTTGACTCTATCATCCagttctttatttttattatccaaTTCCAATACACCTGTACCAAAACCACCCAAGTTCGTTTCAAATacatcaaaattataatctTTCTTCAAGATATTAATGAACCGGTCTACATCTTTACGGTCTAcatcttttttcaaaagtgTTAGAGTACAACCACCACCACCTGCACCTGTTAATTTAGTATAACCAATTTGGAATTGatttgttaattttataattttttcaatcatTGGATGAGAGACATTTATGCTTTGTAATAGATGttgattaatattaatcaattcACCCAAAGAATCTATGTCTGATGCGTCTGCAAGTAATAAATCTTTGGATTCAAGAGTGATGTGGCCTATTGAGGATAAAATCTTGGAGACAATAGCATGATGAGAGTTGTACATGTGTCTTACGTTAGAAACCAGTTGTTTTGTAGATCTTGGGATCTTTGTATATGTTAATAAGATAGGCAAATCTATATCTATAATTTCATGTGATTGTGAATTCAATAGAATGGAATTACCATAAGTAGCCACGGTATTGTCTATCCCTGAAGGGTTACCATGCATGCATTTTTCACCAATGAAAGCCCAATCattgattaatttcaattgtgCTTTATTTAGGGGGATAGAAATCAACTTAGCCAGATGTAATAAAGCAGTGGAAAGAGAAACACAGATAGAGGCCGAAGAACCTAAACCAGCACCCACGGGGAGAGTGGATCTTACAGAGAATTTTAAAccttttaaatttggaattaaggaaaaaaataaatagagAAAAGTTAAGGCGGCTTGATGATGTAAAGGATTAGATTTGAATGAGGATAATAAAGGATCGattgattttaaaagagTTGAATCCAATTCTTTGGTGGAAGGTTGAATGGTGGGGATTGTTGAGAAATCATTACATTCCCATTGATGAgttaattttatatctaGGAAATCCAATTGAATGATGTTTGGATCATTGGCGTTTGAAACTAGTAAATAAGTTCTTAAAGACGAAACTGCTGCAGCGATGGCAGGTTCTCCATACACAGCGGCATGTTCGCCAAAAAGGATGACTTTCCCTGGAGCTGAGGTTAGGATAGGTAATGGCATTTGAATGTTTGGTTGTGTTGTTAGTTTGttgtgtttttttatttttttgcatatatatttttatgtaaatctatatgtatatatatacatgtatatgtatatgtataattttctaatttggGTAACGCGAAAAGACCGaataaagtttttttttttggaaaattactaaatgaagaagagtgaaaaaaaaaaaaaataaaaaaagatcgaataattaatttatcgTATAGAGAATAGGGCAGCATTACCGTCTGCCGCTATAGTGATGAaacatttttgaatttcatcTATATCGAATGCATTTATAAAACAATTTGAATGGATGTTATCCCAAACCATCAATTGTCGAGCTTGAATGAGGGAAGTGTCCCATAGACGTATACTACCATCATCACTACAAGTGATGATGGATAAAGATGATGGATTGATGGAATGAGATAATACATATGCCTTACGAACCCATGAACCATGGCCCTTGAGAGTAGATAATCTTGTGAACGTACGCTGAGATGAGCTGATAGACGGCAGTGGTTCATTAGTTCCTGGTTTAAACCTTGGAGTCCCTATTTTCCAAAGCACAGCAGTGTTATCTCTTCCTGTAGAAACGATATGTTCGAACCCTAATCGAGGCATATTCGTATGTGCATGTAATGATAATGTGACACTCTCTACGGGTGTTTGATGTGCTTGTACACTAGACAATTGTACAGTTTGACCAGTTTTAGTCCAATAGACTAAAATGACACGACCATCATGACCCCCTGTCACAAGACATGATCCATGTAATACAACACTTCTAATCCAAACTTGTAGACCATGGGGTGTTAGTGTGGCTACAAGTGTGGCTGTACGTTCCTCGGGATCCCATATTTTGACAGTACCATCTCGTGAACAAGACGCAAGTAACCGCCGAGACGAATCTTTAGTAGCTGCCGCATCTTGTGAAAGATCGGAAACCCCAGATACATGTGCAACCCAAGACCGTACGAGATGTAAACCGGGGCCTCCGTTACTTTCGCCAGTTGATAAATCTTGGCCATTACGCCATCGCCAAACTCTAATTTGGCCATCACGACCAGCACTAACCACACCTTGAGTCCAAGGTGTTATTGCTGAAACAGCACCCACATGGCCACGTACACTACTAACCACTGCCCCTGGACCGCTTCCAGCTTTAAGTTCACAAGTAACTAGTCGGCCACCAGTAGTACCAATTACAGCCAATGGTAAGCCATCCATAATAGCCACAGAAGTACAGCCAGTATCACCTACTGGTACTAACCCTATTTTACTTAATCGTAGAGGTTGTAAAAGTGAATTGTTTGTGCTTGTGTTTGTgtcattttcttttgtacCATTGGTATTTCCACTGGCAACATCTTTTGTGTCACTACCACTGTCACTTGCAACGGCTAGCCGCCCAGCCAGATCGGCTAGTAACAATTCTGCGTCACGTGACTCGCCTAGCCGCGTACGCAAATACGCAAGCACGTGCTCGTCGTCATCAGTGatcatcttttttatttatttattttatattatattatgtTTGTTGTTTGTTTTCACTTCTAATTTCACTTCTAATTTCAATTCCAATttcaattccaattttgcaatttctttttctatcAATATCGATATCACATTCGATCTTTTCTGGATGGCTCGGCCCATCAACAGCCAAAAAATAACGCTACCTATATACCTCGCGTATTTACCGCACGCTGTTTTCTCGTGCGCCGCATGAGTCCTGCAGCTTTTTCTGTGCAGTTTTTCGGCCGACTCGGCTCGTCGTTTCTTTTGTTCTTCGCCCATTGTCTGCCGGCAAAAAAGAACGGCACGTTCTGCGAATTTTTCTGTGTATTCTTCCGACGCTGAAAAATTTACGAATTCGAATTTTCTACTACTACAAAACATTCTTTAACATACTAAAGAATTACTCTggttctaataatttttttttagtaccaagatttatttatatcatATGTTgtatgtgtgtgtgtgtgtgtgtgtgtgtgtgtgtgttgttatatatatataggtAAATTGCGCTACGCCCTGCCTACTActtgatatttatatatactaCACGTAATAAAAAACTTTTAGGAAACTGACGTTCGCATCTCACCTCATCTCATCGAATCGCATTTCATATACAAAAACATACAAAATTTTCAAACCAACCATATATACATTCATCGGTGTAATATTTCATCATGACGTTACTCTCTCGTCGTTCGTTTttaaacaacaacaataccACCACCAATGAGTCTTCGAAAGCCAAGTTTCTTTCATTTATGGGTAAAAAGCATGCTTCCACTTCAAATATACATAATTTGGGGTCCAAAGACCCCCTGCATGACTCATCGAAAGATTTCTCATTCCTAAACCACGGCTCATTCACCACTAATACCAATAGTCTCAATCATAATAGCAACAGCAATAGCaccaattcaattaataatattccagGCACATCCGTCGGTAGTAGTACCGATTCCTTACAATCATTACAATACAATAGCAATATTCATACTAATGCAACCACTAATACCACTACAACTAATACAAATTCCATGGcggatttgaaaaaattctttatacCAAGAAATACAAATGCCAAGAATGATCCATGTCATGAACATTCGGCCATCCCTCCATCCCGAGATTCTTCACTTTCATTATCACAATACATGAACATTTATCATGATGATACCATTTTGTTCCAAAAATATGGGAAATTGGGGAAACTCTTGGGTGAAGGTGCAGGTGGTTCAGTGAAAATCATTGAAAGACCAACAGATCATAAATTGTTTGCCGtcaagaaatttaaaacaagaaaacaaaatgaATCTATCAAAGTTTATTCGAAAAAATGTACTTCTGAATACTTGATGGGATctattcttcatcatcaaaatattataaccACATTAGATATTTTTGCAGATTCCAAACAatccaattattatttggtgaTGGAATATTGTCCCATTGATTTTTTCAGTGTGGTGATGTCCGGGAAACTGTCACGTGGTGAGATTAATTgttattttaaacaattaaataatggtGTCATTTATCTACATTCCAAAGGTATAGCTCATAGAGATTTGAAATTGGATAATTGTGTCATGACCGAAAATggtattatcaaaattatcgATTTTGGGTCCTCTTTAGTTTTCAAATATCCAGATTCTAATCATATCAATTTTACTTATGGTATAGTTGGATCGGATCCTTATTTACCACCTGAAGTTCTTGTTTCcaataaattaaatcaatatgATCCTAGATTAGTAGATATTTGGTCCATTGGTATCATTTATTGTTGTATGATGTTGAAACGTTTCCCATGGAAAATACCCGATAGGGAGAAAGATAAGAATTTCAATCTATTCTCCATGCAAGATGATTTTAATCATGACTATGTTCAAAGTGCCAAAAACCATGAATTATTGATTCAAATGAGGAAACAAGGTAAATCTgatcaatatattaaagaacaacaacaaaTCATGTTAAACAACAATAAACCAATTCCAAATCCAAACGCTGTCACTTTGGAGAATGAAAAGCCTTCCACAATCCATGGACCTTATAGATTATTACGTCTATTACCTCATGCTTCAAGACCCATCATCTCCAAGATATTATCCATAGACCCATCAAAAAGAGCAACATTTGATGATATTATCCATGATCAATGGttccaaaatattcaatGTTGTAATGAAGTCAgtagtaatagtaatgccaatactaatactaataatgctatacaaaatgataatatcgTGGTAAAGAGAGTTTCTGGTCATCATCATACAATTGTaaaagataatgaaaaaaatgggaaacaaatcatttataaagtctaatattttacattATTCCACGATTTATTACTAAATTTATAGATAGGAAATTTTTAcataaataatgatagaCATATACAATACgcatttaaaaatttatgatAGACAATTTACATTTAcaaatttacaaatttaCAGATAGTATTTACAAATACaattcttgaaaaaattaatcgTAATATCAACTAAATGTAGATTCATCTTGCATTATCACCTCACATAATCCATACCCTTTTTGTCTTCCCATTCTTTTAATGCCCTTTCCcattcatcatcatcattaacaTCAATCTCTTTATCATTAACTTTATCTTCTTGttgtaattgttttaattgttcgatttcttctttatcatatttttctttgttatCTAACCATCTATCTTGAATATCTATATCATTCATTATGGAAACATTCTGTCTTGTAGCTTCTGCCCAAACAGTATCACCTCCTATTTCAGATGTACCAAATATGTATCCATTAGCCTTATCTATATTCATTTGCAAATTAATCATACTttgtttattatcaattgataaaacttcaaatgatactaaattaaaatcagaAACTATTTCACTTATTGATGATGTCAATTTagagtatttttttaataataaattatttttattttcctcTTCGATAAATGGttgtaaataattcaaatcttGAACCTCTGTATAATAATCTAATTTGAATGGTAATTCAGGATTatatgattttaatttatcaatctTGGAAAATACATTGATTTGAGGTAAATCCATCATTAGCATGGAACGTAACgttaataatagtatagAAACATACTGTGAAGGTGATGTGATATAAATAGAATCCACTAAATTGACAACACAAAACCTCATATCTAATTTGGATTCAAGAATCTTAAAAATATGGaataaagaagaatgaTGTGTAAAGAGTTCTACTTGACCAGGGCAATCAAAGATTAGGTATGGTATATTGTTTTGATCTGCTAATAAAGCTTTGATTtgtaatacaaataaatcaaGTGAATTATTGATAGATTCCATCGCATACATTAATCCACCATTAGGACCAAGATCTTTCTCGTTCataatttcttcaagaGTAATAAAATCTCGAATAT from Henningerozyma blattae CBS 6284 chromosome 4, complete genome encodes the following:
- the TBLA0D01200 gene encoding uncharacterized protein (similar to Saccharomyces cerevisiae HRK1 (YOR267C); ancestral locus Anc_8.716): MTLLSRRSFLNNNNTTTNESSKAKFLSFMGKKHASTSNIHNLGSKDPLHDSSKDFSFLNHGSFTTNTNSLNHNSNSNSTNSINNIPGTSVGSSTDSLQSLQYNSNIHTNATTNTTTTNTNSMADLKKFFIPRNTNAKNDPCHEHSAIPPSRDSSLSLSQYMNIYHDDTILFQKYGKLGKLLGEGAGGSVKIIERPTDHKLFAVKKFKTRKQNESIKVYSKKCTSEYLMGSILHHQNIITTLDIFADSKQSNYYLVMEYCPIDFFSVVMSGKLSRGEINCYFKQLNNGVIYLHSKGIAHRDLKLDNCVMTENGIIKIIDFGSSLVFKYPDSNHINFTYGIVGSDPYLPPEVLVSNKLNQYDPRLVDIWSIGIIYCCMMLKRFPWKIPDREKDKNFNLFSMQDDFNHDYVQSAKNHELLIQMRKQGKSDQYIKEQQQIMLNNNKPIPNPNAVTLENEKPSTIHGPYRLLRLLPHASRPIISKILSIDPSKRATFDDIIHDQWFQNIQCCNEVSSNSNANTNTNNAIQNDNIVVKRVSGHHHTIVKDNEKNGKQIIYKV
- the GPN2 gene encoding GTPase GPN2 (similar to Saccharomyces cerevisiae YOR262W; ancestral locus Anc_8.712), with the protein product MPFGQVIIGPPGSGKSTYAFGCYQFFNAIGRHTQIINMDPANDRLPYPVSVDIRDFITLEEIMNEKDLGPNGGLMYAMESINNSLDLFVLQIKALLADQNNIPYLIFDCPGQVELFTHHSSLFHIFKILESKLDMRFCVVNLVDSIYITSPSQYVSILLLTLRSMLMMDLPQINVFSKIDKLKSYNPELPFKLDYYTEVQDLNYLQPFIEEENKNNLLLKKYSKLTSSISEIVSDFNLVSFEVLSIDNKQSMINLQMNIDKANGYIFGTSEIGGDTVWAEATRQNVSIMNDIDIQDRWLDNKEKYDKEEIEQLKQLQQEDKVNDKEIDVNDDDEWERALKEWEDKKGMDYVR